In Rhizobium oryzihabitans, one DNA window encodes the following:
- a CDS encoding DUF736 domain-containing protein, translating to MAQIGHFTRTQSGFKGRFRALGIDEEITFVPAEPSEAKNAPAYRVLLGDEEGLDIGAGWSHVGDRAGEFVSVEIYSPLFGGTLRANLFRAGDDGSAWGLHTNPPSKKRKED from the coding sequence ATGGCTCAGATTGGACATTTCACCCGCACGCAATCCGGCTTCAAAGGGCGTTTCAGGGCGCTCGGCATCGACGAGGAAATCACCTTCGTTCCGGCCGAGCCTTCGGAAGCAAAGAATGCCCCTGCTTACCGCGTTCTGCTCGGCGACGAGGAAGGTCTCGATATCGGCGCTGGCTGGTCGCATGTCGGCGACCGCGCCGGCGAATTCGTCTCCGTCGAGATCTACAGCCCGCTGTTCGGCGGCACGCTTCGCGCAAACCTCTTCCGTGCCGGTGACGACGGCTCCGCCTGGGGCCTGCACACCAACCCGCCGTCGAAGAAGCGGAAGGAGGACTGA
- a CDS encoding DUF2840 domain-containing protein: MTGNAAPRLRGGPLPSAGSTDDMTHVELTWIEKKVEYWIRFGRESGELILDRRRRVISFRPNSIFAFARWAGNDFGTIISRIDIVRAVEPGETYQTLPFVRPGGEILLKIEGWPKVEDVLRHIDAIERVGIDACDVAPDHWRHIAHRMQSGETPRSYTMERHQAWLKRREIGR, encoded by the coding sequence ATGACCGGCAATGCGGCTCCCCGCTTGCGCGGCGGCCCGTTGCCGTCCGCAGGCTCTACCGACGATATGACCCATGTCGAGCTGACATGGATCGAGAAGAAGGTCGAATACTGGATCAGGTTCGGCCGGGAATCCGGCGAACTGATCCTCGATCGCCGCCGTCGCGTCATTTCTTTCCGCCCAAACAGCATCTTCGCCTTCGCCCGCTGGGCCGGCAACGATTTCGGCACGATCATATCACGCATCGACATCGTGCGCGCCGTCGAGCCGGGCGAAACCTATCAGACGCTGCCCTTCGTGCGTCCCGGTGGCGAGATTCTGCTCAAGATCGAGGGCTGGCCCAAGGTCGAGGACGTGCTGCGCCACATCGATGCGATCGAGCGTGTCGGCATCGACGCCTGCGACGTCGCCCCCGATCACTGGCGCCACATCGCTCACCGAATGCAGTCCGGCGAGACTCCACGCTCCTACACGATGGAGCGTCATCAGGCGTGGCTCAAGCGGCGGGAGATCGGCCGATGA
- a CDS encoding helix-turn-helix transcriptional regulator encodes MRPDPVILPPRFLRTKEAAEFLSLSARTLEKHRTYGTGPSYRKLGGRVVYAVDDLEAWAALGAVTSTSDPRGQVLPAKRHALPAVPQPGRYAR; translated from the coding sequence ATGCGACCCGATCCCGTCATTTTGCCGCCGCGCTTCCTTCGCACCAAGGAGGCCGCTGAATTCCTCAGCCTCTCCGCTCGAACCCTTGAAAAGCATCGGACCTACGGGACTGGTCCTTCGTATCGCAAGCTGGGTGGGCGCGTCGTCTACGCCGTGGACGATCTTGAAGCCTGGGCCGCACTTGGCGCTGTCACCTCGACCTCCGATCCGCGTGGCCAGGTGCTGCCGGCGAAGCGCCATGCGCTGCCCGCCGTTCCGCAGCCTGGCCGCTACGCACGCTGA
- a CDS encoding DNA-methyltransferase — protein MTVLTETVLTGDCRDLMPARGPFDLILADPPYGDTSLAWDRRVADWITLARVALTPTGSLWVFGSLRHFMATADQFADAGLQIAQEIVWEKQNGSSFHADRFKRVHELAVQFYPAETAWRDIYNDVQTTPDATARTVRRKMRPPHTGHIDAGHYVSHDGGPRLMRSVIYLRNCHGRAIHPTEKPSALMEILIRTSCPEGGLVGDWFAGSGAAGEACRLTGRRYLGCEIRPDMAEKARARIASVLPFDGRAAP, from the coding sequence ATGACAGTCCTCACCGAAACCGTGCTAACCGGCGATTGCCGCGATCTCATGCCGGCACGCGGCCCGTTCGACTTGATCCTGGCCGATCCCCCTTACGGCGACACATCGCTTGCCTGGGATCGTCGCGTCGCCGACTGGATCACGCTCGCTCGCGTGGCGCTCACACCCACCGGCTCGCTCTGGGTATTCGGCTCGCTGCGCCATTTCATGGCGACCGCCGACCAGTTCGCCGATGCCGGTTTGCAGATCGCCCAGGAGATCGTCTGGGAGAAGCAGAACGGATCGTCGTTCCACGCGGACCGCTTCAAGCGCGTGCATGAACTGGCCGTCCAGTTCTACCCGGCCGAGACCGCCTGGCGCGACATCTACAACGACGTCCAGACCACGCCGGATGCGACGGCGCGCACCGTGCGGCGCAAGATGCGCCCGCCGCACACCGGCCATATCGATGCCGGTCACTATGTCAGCCATGACGGCGGGCCGCGCCTCATGCGCTCGGTCATCTACCTGCGAAACTGCCACGGCCGTGCCATCCATCCGACCGAGAAACCGTCGGCGCTCATGGAAATCCTGATCCGAACAAGCTGCCCGGAGGGCGGGCTTGTCGGCGACTGGTTCGCCGGATCGGGCGCGGCCGGTGAAGCCTGCCGGCTTACCGGCCGACGCTATCTCGGCTGCGAGATCAGACCCGACATGGCGGAGAAGGCGCGCGCCCGGATCGCATCGGTGCTGCCGTTCGACGGGAGGGCCGCGCCATGA
- a CDS encoding DUF7146 domain-containing protein gives MARHGASDLAIRLGRQAEAVCREYLSSGRRSGNYWLVGDVQNSPGRSLYVRLKDTAKGPAGKWTDGATGEHGDLLDVIREALGLIDFKDVAEEARRFLSLPHPEPSRPRTPTGMTSNIVIGSPEASRRLFAMSQPIGGTLAEIYLRSRAITSLVGGSALRYHSRCYYRPDEHSPTEIWPAIVASVTDLDGKQTGAHRTWLSPDGSGKAPVETPRRAMGDLLGHGVRFGVAGEVLAAGEGIETVLSPRQVLPHMPMLAALSAAHLAAILFPATLRRLYVLRDRDPAGDSARDSLIDRAASVGIQAIPVSPVGEDFNDDLRWRGVDALRAALKDQLHPEDVSRFMEG, from the coding sequence ATGGCCCGTCACGGTGCTTCCGATCTGGCAATCCGTCTCGGCAGGCAGGCCGAGGCGGTCTGCCGCGAATATCTGTCCTCCGGCCGTCGCTCCGGCAATTACTGGCTGGTCGGGGACGTCCAGAACAGCCCCGGCCGCTCCCTCTATGTCCGTCTGAAGGACACAGCCAAAGGCCCGGCCGGCAAATGGACCGACGGCGCGACGGGCGAGCATGGCGATCTCCTCGACGTCATCCGCGAGGCGCTCGGCCTCATCGACTTCAAGGACGTAGCCGAGGAAGCGCGCCGGTTCCTCTCGCTGCCCCATCCCGAACCTTCGAGGCCGAGAACGCCGACCGGAATGACTTCAAACATTGTCATCGGTTCGCCTGAAGCGTCCCGGCGGCTCTTCGCCATGTCGCAGCCGATCGGCGGCACCCTTGCGGAAATCTACCTCAGAAGCAGGGCGATCACGTCGCTCGTCGGTGGCTCCGCGCTGCGCTACCATTCGCGGTGCTATTACAGGCCCGATGAGCATTCGCCCACGGAGATCTGGCCGGCGATTGTCGCGTCCGTGACCGATCTCGACGGCAAGCAGACCGGCGCTCACCGCACCTGGCTTTCCCCGGACGGTTCGGGCAAGGCGCCTGTCGAGACACCGAGGCGGGCGATGGGTGACCTTCTCGGGCACGGCGTCCGCTTCGGCGTTGCCGGTGAGGTGCTCGCGGCCGGCGAGGGCATCGAAACCGTGCTGTCGCCCCGTCAGGTCTTGCCCCACATGCCGATGCTGGCGGCGCTTTCGGCGGCACATCTCGCTGCCATCCTGTTCCCGGCGACACTGCGCAGGCTCTATGTCCTCAGAGATCGCGATCCGGCAGGCGATAGCGCGAGAGACAGCCTGATCGACAGAGCAGCGAGCGTCGGCATCCAGGCGATCCCGGTGTCGCCGGTCGGCGAGGACTTCAACGACGATCTGCGCTGGCGCGGCGTCGACGCCCTTCGGGCGGCTCTGAAGGACCAGCTTCATCCCGAAGACGTTAGCCGATTCATGGAGGGATGA
- the parA gene encoding ParA family partition ATPase, with the protein MALNLAGEWAARGKRVTLIDADPQGSALDWSQQRSREGLPRLFGVVGLARDTLHREAPELARNVDHIVIDGPPRVAGLMRSALLAADLVLIPVQPSPLDGWASAEMLALLSEALIYRPELAARFVLNRCGARTVLARETAETLADHDPPVLTTTIGQRIAFAVAAQSGRLASELDDDTPATREIAALAAEIEHLEIGRAAS; encoded by the coding sequence CTGGCGCTGAACCTCGCCGGGGAATGGGCGGCACGCGGCAAGCGCGTCACCCTGATCGACGCCGATCCGCAGGGTTCGGCGCTCGACTGGTCGCAGCAGCGCAGCCGTGAGGGCCTTCCGCGCCTGTTCGGCGTCGTCGGCCTGGCGCGCGATACGCTGCATCGCGAGGCGCCTGAACTTGCCCGCAACGTCGATCATATCGTCATCGACGGGCCACCGAGGGTCGCCGGCCTCATGCGCTCGGCGCTGCTCGCCGCCGACCTCGTGCTGATCCCCGTACAGCCGTCGCCGCTCGACGGCTGGGCCTCGGCCGAGATGCTGGCGCTGCTCTCCGAGGCGCTCATCTACCGGCCGGAACTGGCCGCACGTTTCGTGCTGAACCGCTGCGGCGCCCGCACCGTGCTCGCACGCGAGACAGCCGAGACACTCGCCGATCACGATCCGCCGGTGCTGACCACCACTATCGGCCAGCGCATCGCTTTTGCCGTTGCCGCGCAATCCGGTCGCCTCGCATCCGAACTTGACGACGACACGCCGGCCACGCGCGAGATCGCGGCGCTGGCCGCCGAGATCGAGCATCTCGAAATCGGGAGGGCCGCATCATGA
- a CDS encoding DUF2285 domain-containing protein, which translates to MSLASGDSAAAEDFIRAHSFDRIDALHLRIDVAGERLEVTRIDAPSGGILVAVLILDAAALDRLHALSRFCAMLFRRRVPTDMRLTSQRRRRIRQMLRAFDARLDGATYREIAIAIYGDARIAAEPWKTSSLRDAVIGLVEGSFAMTSGGYLQLLRHRHRS; encoded by the coding sequence ATGTCCCTCGCTTCAGGCGATTCCGCCGCTGCTGAGGATTTCATCCGCGCGCACTCCTTTGACCGAATCGATGCTCTCCATCTGCGGATCGACGTTGCCGGTGAACGCCTCGAAGTCACCCGTATCGATGCCCCATCCGGCGGCATCCTTGTCGCTGTTCTGATCCTCGATGCCGCCGCGTTGGATCGGCTTCATGCGCTGAGCCGCTTTTGCGCGATGCTGTTTCGCCGTCGTGTCCCCACAGACATGCGGCTGACGTCGCAGCGCCGGCGGCGTATCCGCCAGATGCTGCGCGCATTCGACGCGCGCCTGGACGGGGCGACTTACCGCGAAATCGCGATCGCCATCTATGGTGATGCGCGTATCGCCGCCGAACCATGGAAAACATCTTCTCTGCGCGATGCCGTCATAGGGCTCGTCGAAGGTAGTTTCGCCATGACCAGCGGCGGTTATCTCCAATTGCTGCGTCACCGTCATCGATCCTAA
- a CDS encoding DUF2493 domain-containing protein, producing MTNEDDDAGFEPVHASSPTDHVLTELQLYGWRPFQDEPDPRPLPEGNTVAAAVADIFDALIATLGDTRLEPDLEELLWGTVNLFHRAASRVERELDDNEQAQRRLQREQDGSEVKSVELERLTAEGQTMIERRNIMELFREVATEAFEHHTGSAWRPRNGSKISHRNLTAAMIDSRDFLAAKRQAEKEVLLPAGPKVAVSGGTNFNDHHLIWAKLDQVHAKHADMVLIHGGAKTGAEKIASDWAGIRKVTQIAFEPDFKKYSSKQAPFKRNDTMLEVIPVGVLIFGGGGIQGNLEDKARNLGIPVMKFDGGA from the coding sequence ATGACGAACGAAGACGATGATGCAGGTTTCGAGCCGGTCCACGCCTCATCTCCCACCGATCATGTCCTCACGGAACTCCAGCTCTACGGCTGGCGTCCGTTTCAGGACGAACCCGATCCTCGACCGCTGCCGGAGGGCAATACCGTCGCCGCCGCGGTCGCAGACATCTTCGACGCCCTCATCGCCACACTCGGCGACACTCGCCTCGAACCCGATCTCGAAGAGCTGCTCTGGGGAACCGTCAATCTCTTCCATCGCGCCGCCAGCCGGGTCGAACGCGAGCTTGACGACAACGAGCAGGCACAGCGCCGCCTTCAGAGAGAACAGGATGGCAGCGAGGTGAAGTCGGTCGAACTCGAACGCCTGACGGCGGAGGGGCAGACCATGATCGAGCGGCGCAACATCATGGAACTCTTCCGTGAAGTCGCCACAGAAGCCTTCGAGCACCACACCGGCAGCGCTTGGCGGCCGCGCAACGGCTCGAAAATCAGCCACCGCAACTTGACCGCCGCGATGATCGACAGCCGCGACTTCCTTGCTGCGAAGCGCCAAGCGGAGAAAGAGGTGCTGCTGCCCGCCGGACCGAAGGTTGCCGTCTCCGGCGGCACGAACTTCAACGACCATCACCTGATCTGGGCGAAGCTCGATCAGGTCCATGCAAAGCATGCTGATATGGTGCTCATCCACGGCGGCGCCAAGACAGGCGCCGAAAAGATCGCTTCCGACTGGGCAGGCATCCGCAAGGTGACGCAGATCGCCTTCGAACCGGACTTCAAGAAGTATTCGTCGAAACAGGCGCCCTTCAAGCGCAACGATACCATGCTCGAAGTCATTCCGGTCGGCGTTCTCATCTTCGGCGGTGGCGGCATCCAGGGCAATCTCGAGGACAAGGCCCGCAATCTCGGCATTCCCGTCATGAAGTTCGACGGCGGCGCGTAA
- a CDS encoding transcriptional regulator domain-containing protein produces MPEQHDWRSDADYDFIDRLTTSELAWEFLRRNLDYRKAYESLAARGQLDSDQARAVAEQWGLCFRRRSPAHSTRSSYLLDPECRPWGNSTPQDVPRFRRFRRC; encoded by the coding sequence ATGCCTGAACAACATGACTGGCGGTCCGACGCCGACTATGACTTTATTGATCGATTGACGACGTCCGAGCTTGCTTGGGAATTCCTTCGGCGAAACTTGGATTACCGGAAAGCCTACGAGAGCCTCGCTGCGCGCGGGCAACTTGATAGCGATCAGGCTCGTGCCGTCGCCGAACAATGGGGGTTGTGCTTTCGCCGCCGATCCCCGGCACACAGCACTCGATCATCCTATCTTCTGGACCCCGAATGCCGACCCTGGGGCAATTCTACTCCACAGGATGTCCCTCGCTTCAGGCGATTCCGCCGCTGCTGA
- a CDS encoding single-stranded DNA-binding protein has translation MTNIAILAGNIGQDPETRTTQGGTGITHFTLATSRPRYSEGRVVRDENGYRVQDTEWHRVIAFNGVGKTVQEHCSKGMKVLVEGRIHYTKWTDQQGNDRYGTEIIAESVTFLTRAKQTENGEGQRDFDDDIPF, from the coding sequence ATGACAAACATCGCCATTCTTGCCGGCAACATCGGCCAGGACCCCGAAACCCGCACTACCCAGGGCGGCACCGGCATCACCCACTTCACGCTCGCAACCTCGCGCCCACGCTATTCGGAAGGCCGGGTTGTCCGAGACGAGAACGGCTACCGGGTCCAGGATACCGAATGGCATCGCGTCATCGCCTTCAACGGCGTTGGCAAGACGGTCCAGGAGCATTGCAGTAAGGGCATGAAGGTACTGGTGGAGGGCCGCATCCATTACACGAAATGGACCGACCAGCAGGGCAATGACCGCTACGGCACCGAGATCATCGCCGAGTCGGTCACGTTCCTGACGCGAGCGAAGCAGACCGAGAACGGTGAAGGACAGCGCGATTTCGACGATGACATCCCGTTCTGA
- a CDS encoding S26 family signal peptidase — MTRFGYVMVTYFAAMGVAIAAFIPTSTKLIWNATESAPIGFYTIAPADRLEVPELVAVMPPEPLADFMVERGYVGRGVPLLKRVLGLPGQRVCRSRDLITVDGIEMGEALDRDRLGRALPIWQGCRVVADDELFLMNWEVRDSLDGRYFGPLPASTVIGRAIPLYTDEDGEGRFVWRAPTR, encoded by the coding sequence ATGACCCGCTTCGGCTACGTCATGGTGACGTATTTCGCGGCGATGGGCGTCGCCATCGCTGCGTTCATCCCGACATCCACCAAGCTGATCTGGAACGCCACCGAAAGCGCGCCGATCGGCTTCTACACCATCGCGCCAGCCGATCGGCTGGAGGTGCCCGAACTGGTCGCCGTCATGCCGCCCGAACCGCTCGCCGACTTCATGGTGGAGCGCGGCTATGTCGGCCGCGGCGTGCCGCTGCTGAAGCGCGTCCTTGGCTTGCCCGGTCAGCGCGTGTGCCGCAGCCGCGACCTGATCACGGTCGATGGGATCGAGATGGGCGAAGCGCTCGACCGCGATCGCCTCGGCCGCGCGCTGCCCATCTGGCAGGGCTGCCGCGTCGTCGCGGATGACGAGCTTTTCCTGATGAACTGGGAAGTCCGCGACAGTCTCGACGGCCGCTATTTCGGGCCGCTTCCGGCCTCCACCGTGATCGGCCGGGCAATCCCTCTCTACACCGACGAGGACGGCGAAGGCCGCTTCGTCTGGCGCGCGCCGACGCGGTGA
- a CDS encoding DNA -binding domain-containing protein → MIKNLLMDHPPADAELTAYDRAHLKLYLRLLDAEADGADWQEVAELVLRLDPRKDAERAHRIYASHLARAKWMAEQGYSSLMRAALH, encoded by the coding sequence GTGATCAAAAACTTGCTCATGGACCATCCGCCGGCTGACGCGGAGCTCACCGCCTACGACCGGGCGCATCTAAAGCTGTATCTGCGTCTTCTCGATGCGGAGGCCGATGGCGCGGATTGGCAGGAGGTTGCCGAGTTGGTCTTGCGCCTTGATCCCAGGAAAGACGCAGAACGCGCCCATCGAATCTACGCCTCGCATCTGGCTCGGGCGAAGTGGATGGCCGAGCAGGGCTATTCCAGCCTGATGCGCGCCGCCCTTCACTGA
- a CDS encoding lytic transglycosylase domain-containing protein encodes MAIRQRACVGRSATVRRSALSLLLSSLTFAASAACPAVAQSLPPTRAAIADPHAAHIAEASQRFAIPQAWIVAVKHTESRDDVRAVSPAGALGLMQIMPETWAELRARYRLGRDPFDPRDNIIAGTAYLREMLDRYGTVPAMLAAYNAGPARYDQHLATGRALPAETRAYVALLAPALGAAAPSDGTHIVLQPPADWREASLFVARDDNRRPVANRQPNGLQPSVPAQDDNAAGLQTAPIFLARREGDGAQ; translated from the coding sequence GTGGCAATTCGGCAACGTGCCTGCGTCGGACGTTCTGCTACCGTCCGACGCTCGGCACTCTCCCTTCTTCTTTCCAGCCTGACCTTTGCCGCCTCCGCGGCGTGTCCGGCTGTTGCGCAATCGCTGCCGCCGACCCGCGCCGCGATCGCCGATCCCCATGCCGCGCACATCGCCGAGGCGTCGCAGCGCTTCGCTATCCCGCAGGCATGGATCGTCGCGGTGAAGCACACCGAAAGCCGTGACGACGTGCGTGCGGTATCGCCCGCCGGTGCGCTTGGCCTCATGCAGATCATGCCCGAAACCTGGGCCGAACTGCGCGCTCGTTACCGGCTCGGTCGTGATCCGTTCGATCCTCGCGACAACATCATCGCCGGCACCGCCTATCTGCGCGAGATGCTTGATCGCTACGGCACGGTCCCGGCGATGCTTGCTGCCTATAATGCTGGCCCGGCGCGCTACGACCAGCATCTCGCCACCGGCCGCGCTCTGCCGGCAGAGACGCGCGCCTATGTCGCTTTGCTCGCGCCCGCGCTTGGTGCCGCCGCGCCGTCGGACGGAACGCACATCGTGCTCCAGCCGCCGGCCGATTGGCGCGAAGCATCGCTCTTCGTGGCGCGCGACGATAACCGCCGACCTGTTGCCAATCGTCAGCCGAACGGTCTGCAACCTTCCGTTCCGGCGCAGGACGACAATGCTGCCGGATTGCAGACGGCACCCATTTTCCTCGCCAGGCGAGAGGGAGACGGTGCGCAATGA
- a CDS encoding replication initiator protein A translates to MAARHRSLSERGQLDLFRALPGDFAPRDAQDLMAYPFFSLSKTHRVAPIDFVAGNVTIRVEAVPDHGMATIWDADILIWAASQIVEARDAGLRTSRLMAATPYEILSYVGRGTSVRDYQRLKAALDRLQSTTVSTSIRQPAEGRRHRFSWINEWQERTDRNGRPEGIEMIVPDWFYQAVIDDALVLTIDRAYFDLTGGLDRWLYRLVRKHGGRQRDGWRFDFRHLHQKSGSLSPFKRFAFELRDIIRRQPLPGYRLSLETEIGGRTLLAFEPTPTCGKPVDRLVLSGTRTIVLSGTGGSCYQEPKQGVTRGNQTRNRALNLESNQESNLKERGRDVENLIRDAARSLSIAAKKSVSARPSAPDRPPISPRLLHPIPKYLGFLSIHREDADDRRAPQSEGRRRQDNAGAEPRRGMGGTRQARHPDRRRSAGFGARLVAAAQP, encoded by the coding sequence ATGGCGGCGCGGCATCGGTCCCTCTCGGAGCGTGGACAACTCGATCTGTTCCGGGCGCTCCCCGGCGACTTCGCGCCACGAGACGCGCAGGATCTCATGGCCTATCCCTTCTTCTCCCTTTCCAAGACCCATCGCGTCGCGCCGATCGATTTCGTCGCCGGCAATGTGACGATCCGGGTCGAGGCCGTCCCCGATCACGGCATGGCGACCATCTGGGACGCCGATATCCTGATCTGGGCGGCAAGCCAGATCGTCGAAGCCCGCGATGCCGGGCTTCGCACTTCCCGGCTGATGGCTGCCACGCCATACGAAATCCTTTCCTATGTCGGGCGTGGCACCAGCGTGCGCGACTATCAGCGCCTGAAGGCAGCACTCGACCGGCTGCAATCGACCACGGTGTCCACCTCGATCCGACAGCCGGCCGAGGGCCGTCGCCATCGTTTCTCGTGGATCAACGAATGGCAGGAGCGCACCGACCGCAACGGCCGTCCCGAGGGCATCGAGATGATCGTCCCGGACTGGTTCTACCAGGCCGTTATCGACGATGCCCTCGTGCTGACCATCGACCGCGCCTATTTCGATCTGACGGGCGGCCTCGACCGCTGGCTCTACCGCCTGGTGCGCAAGCACGGCGGCCGCCAGCGAGACGGCTGGCGTTTCGACTTCCGCCATCTCCATCAGAAATCCGGCAGCCTGTCGCCGTTCAAGCGCTTCGCCTTCGAACTGCGCGACATCATCCGGCGCCAGCCACTGCCGGGCTACAGGCTCTCCCTTGAGACCGAGATCGGCGGGCGCACGCTGCTCGCTTTCGAGCCCACTCCGACCTGTGGAAAACCTGTGGATAGACTCGTGCTATCGGGAACCCGGACTATCGTGCTATCGGGAACCGGAGGCTCGTGCTATCAGGAACCCAAACAGGGGGTAACGCGCGGAAATCAAACACGAAATCGCGCCCTTAACTTAGAGTCTAACCAAGAATCTAACCTTAAAGAGCGCGGGCGCGATGTGGAAAACCTCATCCGCGACGCTGCCAGAAGCCTCAGCATAGCCGCGAAAAAGAGCGTTTCGGCCAGGCCGTCCGCCCCCGACCGGCCCCCGATCTCCCCGAGACTCCTGCATCCGATCCCGAAATACCTCGGCTTCCTCTCGATCCACCGGGAGGACGCTGATGATCGTCGCGCTCCTCAATCAGAAGGGCGGCGTCGGCAAGACAACGCTGGCGCTGAACCTCGCCGGGGAATGGGCGGCACGCGGCAAGCGCGTCACCCTGATCGACGCCGATCCGCAGGGTTCGGCGCTCGACTGGTCGCAGCAGCGCAGCCGTGA
- a CDS encoding helix-turn-helix domain-containing protein: MITARQSRAARALLGWTQETLADKARVSLTALKRLESESGFEVYETTRDQVRRSFEDNGIVFLNSDRGVGVMLVREIL; encoded by the coding sequence ATGATCACCGCCCGACAATCTCGGGCCGCGCGCGCGTTGCTTGGTTGGACGCAGGAGACGCTCGCCGACAAGGCCCGTGTATCATTGACCGCCCTCAAACGCCTCGAATCCGAAAGCGGCTTCGAGGTATACGAGACCACACGCGATCAGGTTCGTCGGTCTTTCGAAGACAACGGCATCGTCTTCCTCAATTCCGATCGTGGTGTGGGAGTTATGCTTGTTCGCGAAATTCTCTAA